One window of the Parasphingopyxis algicola genome contains the following:
- the queC gene encoding 7-cyano-7-deazaguanine synthase QueC, with translation MVEDTPKHAVLLLSGGLDSMVTGGLAREAGYRLFALTIDYNQRHRIELEAAANVAAALGVERHIVLPLDLSQFGGSALTADIEVPKTGVGDDIPVTYVPARNTIFLALCLGWAEAAGARDIFIGVNALDYSGYPDCRPDFIRSFETMANLATKAGVEGDRFTVHTPLLDMSKADIAAEAARLGLDAGMSWSCYDPTADGRHCGLCDSCRLRAKGFIEAGLDDPTLYAEKP, from the coding sequence ATGGTTGAAGATACCCCGAAACATGCGGTCCTGCTCCTGTCGGGCGGACTCGATTCGATGGTCACGGGCGGGCTGGCGCGCGAGGCCGGCTACCGGCTGTTCGCGCTGACGATCGACTATAATCAGCGCCACCGGATCGAGCTGGAGGCAGCCGCCAATGTCGCGGCAGCGCTTGGCGTCGAGCGGCATATCGTGCTGCCGCTCGATCTCTCTCAATTCGGCGGATCGGCGCTGACGGCGGATATCGAGGTGCCCAAGACCGGCGTCGGCGACGATATTCCGGTCACCTATGTGCCCGCGCGCAACACGATCTTCCTCGCGCTCTGCCTGGGCTGGGCCGAGGCGGCGGGTGCGCGCGACATCTTTATCGGCGTCAACGCGCTCGACTATTCGGGCTATCCGGACTGCCGGCCGGATTTCATCCGGAGCTTCGAGACGATGGCCAATCTCGCCACCAAGGCGGGGGTCGAGGGCGATCGCTTTACCGTCCACACGCCGCTGCTCGATATGAGCAAGGCCGACATCGCCGCCGAGGCCGCGCGGCTGGGCCTCGATGCCGGGATGAGCTGGTCCTGCTACGATCCGACGGCCGATGGCCGGCATTGCGGCCTGTGCGACAGTTGCCGGTTGCGCGCCAAGGGTTTCATCGAGGCCGGACTCGACGATCCAACCCTCTACGCTGAAAAACCATGA
- a CDS encoding Hsp33 family molecular chaperone HslO, with amino-acid sequence MDSSLGFSIPVRNARGRMVRIGPALGDVLNAHAYPEPLAQLLGEALVLAALFGSTLKEAGGQLTIQAQTQSGVVELLVADYKGGELRGYVRHDAERLAMAPADPSLFALFGQGYLAITFDQAVTGERYQGIVPLEGGSLAEAAEHYFVQSEQIPSLLRIAVTKDANGAWIAGGLLLQHLAEGEEGRERLHVRLDHPEWEHVRTLGETVTSDELADPELELEAVVWRLFHDEGEIRVLSPTPLAKGCRCDPVHIRQVVGQFSAEEHADMADKDGVIRVNCEFCAKSFPIEVTEL; translated from the coding sequence ATGGACAGTTCGCTGGGATTTTCGATCCCGGTCCGCAACGCCCGCGGGCGGATGGTGCGGATCGGGCCGGCGCTGGGCGACGTGCTCAACGCCCATGCTTATCCAGAGCCGCTGGCGCAACTGCTCGGCGAAGCGCTGGTCCTGGCGGCGCTGTTCGGATCGACGCTCAAGGAAGCGGGCGGCCAGCTGACGATCCAGGCCCAGACGCAGAGCGGTGTCGTCGAACTGCTGGTCGCCGATTACAAGGGCGGCGAACTGCGCGGCTATGTCCGTCACGATGCCGAGCGTCTCGCCATGGCGCCGGCCGATCCGTCGCTCTTTGCGCTGTTCGGCCAGGGCTATCTCGCAATCACCTTCGACCAGGCGGTCACCGGCGAACGCTATCAGGGCATCGTCCCGCTGGAAGGCGGGTCGCTTGCCGAGGCGGCCGAACATTATTTCGTCCAGTCCGAGCAGATTCCGAGCCTGTTGCGGATCGCCGTGACCAAGGATGCGAATGGCGCCTGGATCGCCGGCGGGTTGCTGCTCCAGCATCTGGCCGAAGGCGAAGAGGGGCGCGAACGGCTTCATGTTCGCCTCGACCATCCCGAATGGGAGCATGTGAGGACGCTCGGCGAGACGGTGACATCCGACGAACTCGCTGATCCCGAACTCGAGCTCGAGGCCGTCGTCTGGCGACTGTTCCATGACGAAGGCGAAATCCGCGTGCTGTCGCCGACGCCGCTCGCCAAGGGGTGCCGCTGCGATCCGGTGCATATCCGCCAGGTCGTCGGTCAGTTCAGCGCCGAAGAACATGCCGATATGGCCGACAAGGACGGCGTGATTCGCGTGAATTGCGAATTTTGCGCGAAAAGCTTTCCGATAGAAGTGACTGAACTGTAG
- the argF gene encoding ornithine carbamoyltransferase: MTRHFLDLADLEGDALAAILDDALTAKVARKDKPRGATDDHPSLSGHVLAMIFEKNSTRTRTSFDIAIRQLGGSSMVLESGTMQLGRGETIADTARVLSRYVDAIMIRTDDHAKLVELAEHASVPVINGLTDRSHPCQIMADMQTVLERLNRLAGTKWAWLGDGNNVLTSIIEAGSLLKFDVAVACPESLLPPSDIVTAARERGGTIDITRDPMAAVAGADVVVTDTWISMGQKGGEAKLAALEPFQVTDKVMAAAKDDAIFLHCLPAHRGEEVTAEVIDGPQSAIWDEAENRLHAQKAILRWCFGLIG; this comes from the coding sequence ATGACGCGGCATTTTCTCGATCTCGCCGATCTCGAGGGCGATGCGCTGGCCGCGATCCTCGACGACGCCCTGACCGCGAAGGTCGCCCGCAAGGACAAGCCCAGGGGCGCGACCGACGACCATCCATCGCTTTCCGGCCATGTGCTGGCGATGATTTTCGAGAAGAACTCGACTCGCACGCGCACCTCGTTCGACATTGCGATCCGCCAGCTCGGCGGCTCGTCCATGGTGCTCGAATCCGGGACCATGCAGCTCGGCCGGGGTGAGACGATCGCCGATACCGCGCGCGTGCTTTCCCGCTATGTCGATGCGATCATGATCCGGACCGACGATCATGCCAAGCTTGTCGAGTTGGCCGAACATGCAAGCGTGCCGGTCATCAACGGGCTGACGGACCGGTCGCATCCCTGCCAGATCATGGCCGATATGCAGACCGTGCTCGAACGGCTGAACCGGCTGGCGGGCACGAAATGGGCGTGGCTCGGCGACGGCAACAACGTTCTGACCTCGATCATCGAGGCGGGCAGCCTCCTCAAATTCGATGTCGCGGTGGCCTGTCCCGAAAGCCTGTTGCCGCCCTCCGACATCGTGACCGCCGCGCGCGAACGCGGGGGGACGATCGATATCACCCGCGATCCCATGGCGGCCGTCGCCGGCGCCGATGTCGTCGTCACCGACACCTGGATTTCGATGGGCCAGAAGGGGGGCGAGGCGAAGCTCGCGGCGCTCGAGCCGTTCCAGGTTACAGACAAGGTGATGGCGGCGGCGAAGGACGACGCCATTTTCCTCCATTGCCTGCCCGCGCATCGCGGCGAGGAAGTGACGGCGGAGGTGATCGACGGTCCGCAATCGGCGATCTGGGACGAAGCGGAAAACCGTCTCCACGCCCAGAAGGCGATCCTGCGCTGGTGTTTCGGCCTGATCGGATGA
- a CDS encoding aspartate aminotransferase family protein translates to MTITPLMPVYPRSPVRPVRGEGAYLYGEEGERYLDFASGIAVNLLGHSHPHLTKAIQDQAAKLVHVSNMYGSPQGEHLARRICDNSFADTVFFTNSGAEAVECAIKTARRYHHAAGAPERKKLITFSSAFHGRTMATISAAGSEKMTDGFEPVLPGFEVVEFDNLDAAEAAIDERTAGFLVEPVQGEGGIRPASDTFMQGLRELADANGLMLVLDEVQCGYGRTGTFFAYEQYGIEPDILASAKGIGGGFPLGACLATEEAASGMVIGTHGSTYGGGPLAMAAGEAVLDVILEPGFFDHVKAMGDRLRQALEQMLPNHDHLFEGVRGRGLMLGIKMKVDSKPFVPYLRTKGLLLVAAADNVVRVLPPLNIEESHITEFVELLSAAARDYEAPES, encoded by the coding sequence ATGACGATCACGCCGCTCATGCCCGTATACCCCCGCAGCCCGGTCCGGCCGGTGCGTGGCGAAGGCGCCTATCTGTATGGCGAGGAGGGCGAGCGCTATCTCGATTTCGCGAGCGGCATCGCGGTGAACCTGCTCGGCCACAGCCACCCGCATCTGACGAAAGCCATCCAGGACCAGGCGGCCAAGCTCGTCCATGTCTCCAACATGTACGGGTCGCCGCAGGGCGAGCATCTGGCCCGGCGGATTTGCGACAACAGCTTCGCCGATACGGTCTTCTTTACCAATTCGGGCGCCGAGGCGGTCGAATGCGCGATCAAGACCGCGCGCCGCTATCACCATGCGGCCGGCGCGCCGGAGCGCAAGAAACTGATCACCTTTTCGTCGGCCTTTCATGGCCGGACCATGGCGACCATCAGTGCCGCCGGATCCGAGAAGATGACCGACGGGTTCGAACCGGTGCTGCCGGGCTTCGAGGTCGTCGAGTTCGACAATCTCGACGCCGCCGAGGCCGCGATCGATGAACGGACCGCCGGTTTTCTGGTCGAGCCGGTCCAGGGCGAGGGCGGTATCCGCCCGGCGAGCGATACCTTCATGCAGGGCCTCCGAGAGCTGGCCGACGCCAACGGGCTCATGCTGGTGCTCGACGAAGTGCAGTGCGGCTATGGCCGGACCGGCACCTTTTTCGCCTATGAGCAGTACGGCATCGAGCCCGATATTCTGGCCTCCGCCAAGGGGATCGGCGGGGGCTTCCCGCTCGGCGCCTGTCTGGCGACCGAAGAGGCCGCATCGGGCATGGTGATCGGAACGCACGGTTCGACCTATGGCGGCGGACCGCTCGCCATGGCGGCGGGCGAGGCGGTGCTCGACGTGATCCTCGAACCCGGCTTTTTCGATCATGTGAAGGCGATGGGCGATCGCCTCCGCCAGGCGCTCGAACAGATGCTGCCCAACCACGACCATCTGTTCGAGGGTGTGCGCGGCCGTGGTCTGATGCTCGGCATCAAGATGAAGGTCGATAGCAAACCGTTCGTGCCGTATCTCCGCACCAAGGGGCTGTTGCTCGTCGCCGCTGCCGATAATGTCGTGCGCGTGCTCCCGCCGCTCAATATCGAGGAAAGCCACATCACCGAGTTCGTCGAGCTGCTTTCGGCGGCGGCGCGGGACTATGAGGCGCCCGAGTCATGA